The Gemmatimonadaceae bacterium genome includes a window with the following:
- a CDS encoding ABC transporter permease: protein MSHLKLAFRTLFKTPFVTGVAALSLALGIGANAAIYSLFNELLRQPLPVPHPEQLVNLGAPGPNPGSQSCGQAGGCDVVFSYPMFRDLEKAQTVFTGLAAHVLFGANVAYGDQTMNTEGEEVSGSYFPTLELSPTLGRLFTPSDDQAIGANFLAVLSYGYWQAHLGGDRRVIGKPIVINGQTMTIVGVAPQTFTGTTIGTQPAVFVPLSMRGVMLPTWKGFTNRTSYWAYVFGRLKPGVTVDQARAAMNAIYHPIVTDVEAPLQKGMSDATMARFKAKLLTVDDGRRGQNTLAQSAKTPLLFLFAITGIVLLIACANIANLLLARGANRTMEMAVRLSLGATRWQIIRQLLTESVLLALVGGAMSIFVAHWTLVSIMVMLPPDSAQTLNFQLHLSVVWFAAAMSVGTGILFGLFPALQSTRPDLVTALRNNSGKLSGTRGAARFRTSLVTAQIALSMALLISAGLFIKSLRNVSRVDLGINVEHVATFGVSPELNGYSSARSAVFFGRLDQELSGLPGVTGVTEARVPLLAGDNWGNDVNVEGFPRGPDVDNNSRFNEVGANYFHVMGVPILAGRDFTTSDIAGAPKVAVVNEAFARKFHLGRDAVGKHMSTGGNDLDIEIVGLTKNAKYSDVKDSVPPVFFLPWRADTALGGLNYYVRSAQDPEQLLQAIPSVVKKLDPNLPVEELKTLSEQVKENVFLDRMIGTLSTAFAVLATLLAAVGLYGVLAYSVAQRTREIGVRMALGADAARVRRMVLRQVGLMTLIGGAIGVGGAIALGRGAQSLLYQLKGYDPAVTLAAAVVLTLVALAAGYLPAQRASRTDPMHALRYE from the coding sequence ATGTCCCATCTGAAACTCGCCTTCCGGACGCTGTTCAAGACGCCCTTCGTGACCGGCGTGGCAGCGCTGTCGCTGGCCCTCGGGATCGGCGCGAACGCCGCAATCTATTCGCTGTTCAACGAATTGCTGCGGCAGCCCCTCCCGGTACCGCACCCCGAGCAACTGGTCAATCTGGGAGCGCCCGGCCCCAATCCGGGCTCACAGTCGTGTGGGCAGGCAGGCGGCTGCGACGTCGTGTTCAGCTACCCGATGTTCCGCGATCTCGAGAAGGCCCAGACGGTGTTCACCGGCCTGGCCGCCCACGTGCTGTTCGGCGCCAACGTGGCCTACGGCGACCAGACCATGAACACGGAAGGGGAGGAGGTCTCGGGGTCGTATTTCCCGACGCTCGAACTCTCGCCGACGCTCGGCCGGCTATTCACGCCAAGTGACGACCAGGCCATCGGGGCGAACTTCCTGGCGGTGCTGAGCTACGGGTACTGGCAGGCGCACCTGGGCGGCGACCGCCGCGTGATCGGCAAACCGATCGTGATCAACGGCCAGACGATGACGATCGTCGGCGTCGCGCCCCAGACGTTCACGGGAACGACGATCGGCACGCAACCGGCGGTGTTCGTGCCGCTTTCGATGCGTGGCGTCATGTTACCGACCTGGAAAGGGTTCACCAACCGCACGAGCTACTGGGCGTATGTGTTCGGGCGGCTCAAGCCGGGCGTGACGGTGGACCAGGCGCGCGCGGCGATGAACGCCATCTATCACCCGATCGTCACCGACGTCGAGGCCCCGCTCCAGAAGGGGATGAGCGACGCGACGATGGCACGGTTCAAGGCCAAGCTGCTGACCGTGGACGATGGGCGCCGCGGCCAGAATACCCTGGCGCAGAGTGCGAAGACGCCGCTGCTGTTCCTGTTCGCGATCACCGGCATTGTCCTGCTCATCGCCTGCGCCAACATCGCCAACCTGCTGCTCGCCCGCGGCGCCAATCGCACGATGGAGATGGCCGTGCGCCTCTCGCTCGGCGCCACGCGGTGGCAGATCATCAGGCAGTTGCTCACCGAGTCAGTGCTGCTCGCCCTGGTCGGAGGGGCGATGAGCATCTTCGTCGCGCACTGGACTTTGGTGTCGATCATGGTCATGCTGCCGCCCGACTCGGCGCAGACGCTCAACTTCCAACTGCACCTGTCAGTGGTCTGGTTCGCGGCGGCCATGTCCGTCGGCACCGGCATTCTCTTCGGCCTGTTCCCGGCACTCCAGAGTACGCGCCCAGATCTGGTCACCGCATTGCGCAACAACTCCGGCAAGCTCTCCGGTACGCGCGGAGCGGCGCGCTTCCGCACGTCGCTCGTCACCGCACAGATCGCGCTGTCCATGGCGCTGCTCATCTCGGCCGGCCTGTTCATCAAGAGCCTGCGCAACGTGAGCCGCGTGGATCTCGGTATCAACGTCGAGCACGTGGCGACGTTCGGCGTGTCGCCGGAGCTCAACGGGTATTCAAGTGCCCGCTCGGCGGTGTTCTTCGGCCGCCTGGACCAGGAGTTGAGCGGTCTTCCGGGCGTGACCGGCGTGACGGAAGCGCGCGTTCCGCTCCTCGCGGGCGACAATTGGGGCAACGACGTCAACGTCGAGGGGTTTCCGCGTGGCCCCGACGTGGACAATAACTCGCGGTTCAACGAGGTGGGGGCGAACTACTTCCACGTCATGGGCGTCCCGATACTGGCAGGCCGCGACTTCACGACGTCCGACATCGCCGGTGCGCCCAAGGTGGCCGTGGTCAACGAGGCGTTCGCCAGGAAGTTCCACCTCGGACGTGACGCGGTCGGCAAGCACATGTCCACGGGAGGCAACGATCTGGACATCGAGATCGTGGGGCTCACGAAGAACGCGAAGTACAGTGACGTGAAGGATTCGGTGCCTCCGGTGTTCTTCCTCCCGTGGCGGGCCGACACCGCGCTCGGCGGACTCAACTACTACGTGCGGAGCGCCCAGGATCCAGAGCAGCTTCTGCAGGCTATCCCGAGCGTGGTCAAGAAGCTCGACCCGAACCTGCCGGTGGAGGAACTCAAGACCCTGTCCGAGCAGGTCAAGGAGAACGTCTTCCTCGATCGCATGATCGGCACGCTGTCCACCGCCTTCGCAGTGCTGGCCACGCTGCTCGCTGCGGTCGGGCTGTATGGCGTGCTGGCATACTCGGTGGCGCAGCGCACGCGGGAGATCGGCGTCCGTATGGCCCTTGGCGCGGACGCCGCTCGCGTGCGCCGCATGGTATTGCGCCAGGTGGGTCTCATGACGTTGATCGGCGGGGCGATCGGCGTAGGAGGGGCGATCGCCTTGGGACGCGGCGCGCAGTCGCTGCTCTATCAGCTCAAGGGCTACGATCCTGCCGTCACGCTGGCGGCCGCGGTCGTTCTCACATTGGTGGCCCTGGCGGCGGGGTACCTGCCGGCCCAGCGTGCATCGCGGACCGATCCGATGCACGCCTTGCGGTACGAATAG
- a CDS encoding NAD(P)-dependent oxidoreductase → MKLGFIGLGRMGEGMVPNLLAAGHDVTVYNRTAAKVQPLVERGAHAAAAVAGACTAGAVITMLADDAAVEAVSLGDGGIISNLGRGGLHISMSTISVALANRLTAAHAEAGLRFVCAPVVGRPDAAAAARLYILAAGAPDAVTECTPLFAAMGQHVLFMGDAPRSANLVKLATNFLIMSVIESVGEAMALVGKEGIDRRAYLEFLTNTLFDAPVYRTYGGLVVDGDFTKVGFAAPLGLKDVRLALAAGEELRVPLPLASLLRDRFLALLAMGGEALDWSAIGALAAHDSGQRGPMG, encoded by the coding sequence ATGAAACTGGGATTCATCGGCCTCGGCCGCATGGGAGAAGGGATGGTGCCCAACCTGCTCGCGGCCGGTCACGATGTCACCGTGTACAACCGCACTGCGGCCAAGGTGCAACCGCTGGTCGAACGCGGAGCACACGCGGCGGCCGCGGTGGCCGGGGCCTGCACCGCTGGCGCCGTGATCACCATGCTCGCCGACGATGCCGCTGTGGAAGCCGTATCGTTGGGCGACGGCGGCATTATCTCCAACCTCGGAAGGGGCGGACTCCACATCTCCATGAGCACGATCAGCGTCGCGCTGGCCAACCGGCTGACCGCGGCGCACGCCGAGGCGGGACTGCGGTTCGTCTGCGCGCCCGTGGTCGGGCGCCCCGATGCCGCCGCCGCAGCAAGGCTCTACATACTGGCGGCGGGCGCTCCTGACGCGGTTACCGAGTGCACGCCGTTGTTCGCGGCCATGGGACAGCACGTGCTCTTCATGGGCGACGCGCCACGCTCGGCGAATCTGGTGAAGCTCGCCACCAACTTTCTCATCATGTCAGTGATCGAGTCGGTGGGCGAAGCCATGGCGCTGGTAGGCAAGGAGGGGATCGACCGCCGTGCGTACCTCGAATTCCTCACGAACACGCTGTTCGACGCCCCCGTGTACAGGACGTATGGCGGGCTGGTAGTCGACGGAGATTTCACCAAGGTGGGCTTCGCGGCTCCGCTGGGACTGAAGGACGTGCGGCTGGCGCTCGCCGCCGGCGAAGAGCTGCGGGTGCCGCTGCCGCTGGCAAGCCTGCTGCGCGACCGGTTCCTGGCGCTGCTGGCCATGGGAGGCGAAGCGCTCGACTGGTCGGCCATCGGGGCGCTTGCCGCCCACGACTCGGGGCAGCGCGGCCCCATGGGGTGA